The following are from one region of the Actinoplanes sp. L3-i22 genome:
- a CDS encoding GGDEF domain-containing protein, with protein MTVGQVDLSQAETVAHLLARAEELRRAGDYRAGCETAQRAADLAASIGDRHGQAEALRSLANQLLRIGRQEEAVTACRQAVAELETLNDGAGLCQVLTLQAMPLRDLGMHEEALDVLARARDIAQGLGNRDLLYWVHNRTGVVHGSMGDHELSNTYLSQALTMSADMDDEARFCILNNIGDNAVYEVPRLRQLGSADRAEQMLANALGWVAEALRLARAANNPFRESLSLDNYGMLLALAGDLDGAAGHIEQSRLIAVDAGYWSLESSALQHQAQVRLLRGEHAAAVDGLRLALDRARRAGEKPMAMEILRELSDAHERVGDFQEALRCYRGFHDLERELHNQVAAARARMAAHHFELDNARLETENARLEAELHRAYNAELTAASAVWQRQATEDALTGLPNRRSIDERLPVLAAGSAPLYVGLADVDLFKQVNDRYGHPVGDEVLRRLAGIFLAGVRDTDLVARLGGEEFLIALSGSTLEDARAACDLLRARVAAHPWEQIAEGLRVTISFGVAEIASPAAVDSALETADQRLYAAKRAGRNRVHAS; from the coding sequence ATGACCGTCGGTCAGGTCGATCTGTCGCAGGCGGAGACCGTGGCGCACCTCCTCGCCCGCGCCGAGGAGCTGCGCCGGGCCGGCGACTACCGGGCCGGGTGCGAGACCGCGCAGCGCGCCGCCGACCTGGCCGCCTCGATCGGCGACCGGCACGGGCAGGCCGAGGCGCTGCGCTCGCTCGCCAACCAGCTGCTGCGCATCGGCCGCCAGGAAGAGGCGGTCACCGCGTGCCGGCAGGCGGTCGCCGAGCTGGAGACGCTCAACGACGGCGCCGGCCTCTGCCAGGTGCTCACCCTGCAGGCCATGCCGCTGCGCGACCTCGGCATGCACGAGGAGGCGCTGGACGTGCTCGCCCGGGCCCGCGACATCGCGCAGGGGCTCGGCAACCGGGACCTGCTCTACTGGGTGCACAACCGGACCGGCGTGGTGCACGGCAGCATGGGCGACCACGAGCTGAGCAACACGTACCTGTCGCAGGCGCTGACCATGTCGGCCGACATGGACGACGAGGCCCGGTTCTGCATCCTCAACAACATCGGCGACAACGCCGTCTACGAGGTGCCCCGGCTGCGGCAGCTCGGTTCGGCCGACCGCGCCGAGCAGATGCTGGCGAACGCGCTCGGCTGGGTGGCCGAGGCGCTGCGGCTGGCGCGGGCCGCAAACAACCCGTTCCGGGAGTCGCTGAGCCTGGACAACTACGGGATGCTGCTGGCCCTGGCCGGGGATCTGGACGGCGCCGCCGGGCACATCGAGCAGTCCCGGCTGATCGCGGTGGACGCCGGGTACTGGTCGCTCGAGTCGTCCGCGCTGCAGCACCAGGCGCAGGTGCGGCTGCTGCGCGGCGAGCACGCGGCGGCGGTCGACGGGCTGCGGCTGGCGCTCGACCGGGCGCGGCGGGCCGGCGAGAAACCGATGGCGATGGAGATCCTGCGGGAGCTGTCCGACGCGCACGAGCGGGTCGGCGACTTCCAGGAGGCGCTGCGCTGCTACCGGGGCTTCCACGACCTCGAACGGGAGCTGCACAACCAGGTCGCGGCGGCCCGGGCGCGGATGGCGGCGCACCACTTCGAGCTGGACAACGCGCGGCTGGAGACCGAGAACGCCCGCCTGGAGGCGGAGCTGCACCGGGCGTACAACGCCGAGCTCACCGCCGCGAGCGCGGTCTGGCAGCGGCAGGCGACCGAGGACGCGCTGACCGGCCTGCCGAACCGCCGCTCGATCGACGAGCGGCTGCCGGTGCTCGCCGCCGGCTCCGCGCCGCTCTACGTCGGGCTCGCCGACGTCGACCTGTTCAAGCAGGTCAACGACCGGTACGGACACCCGGTCGGGGACGAGGTGCTGCGCCGGCTCGCCGGGATCTTCCTGGCCGGCGTGCGGGACACGGACCTGGTCGCGCGGCTCGGCGGCGAAGAGTTCCTGATCGCGCTGAGCGGCTCGACCCTGGAGGACGCGCGCGCGGCGTGCGACCTGCTCCGGGCGCGGGTGGCCGCCCACCCGTGGGAGCAGATCGCCGAGGGGCTGCGGGTGACGATCAGCTTCGGGGTCGCCGAGATCGCCTCGCCGGCCGCCGTCGACTCCGCGCTGGAAACGGCGGACCAACGGCTCTACGCGGCCAAGCGGGCCGGGCGCAACCGGGTGCACGCCTCGTAG
- a CDS encoding lamin tail domain-containing protein, with translation MRTSLATLSVLAVAGGVLVAAAPAPAATPALRFLAAQYDSPGTDTRSNASLNAEWIQLVNTGSTAVSLTGWRIVDTSRTYTFGAVTIAGRGGTVTLHTGKGTDTATVRYWNSGNYVWNNTGDTATLRTAAGQVHDTCTWKQQAGRTKVSC, from the coding sequence ATGCGCACCTCCCTGGCCACCCTGAGCGTGCTCGCCGTCGCGGGCGGCGTCCTCGTCGCCGCCGCCCCGGCCCCGGCCGCGACGCCCGCCCTGCGGTTCCTCGCCGCCCAGTACGACTCTCCCGGCACGGACACCCGCTCGAACGCGTCGCTGAACGCCGAGTGGATCCAGCTGGTCAACACCGGCAGCACGGCGGTCAGCCTGACGGGTTGGCGGATCGTCGACACGTCCCGGACCTACACGTTCGGCGCGGTCACCATCGCCGGTCGGGGCGGCACGGTCACCCTGCACACCGGCAAGGGCACGGACACGGCGACCGTCCGGTACTGGAACTCCGGGAACTACGTCTGGAACAACACCGGCGACACCGCGACGTTGCGGACCGCCGCCGGCCAGGTGCACGACACGTGCACCTGGAAGCAGCAGGCCGGGCGCACCAAGGTCTCCTGCTGA
- a CDS encoding nucleoside hydrolase, whose product MLIYLDCDTGIDDAIAIAYLLAHPDVTLAGIGTVNGNTTAPQAAANTLGVLALAGVTGIPVAVGSGAHPHSPVSVHGGNGIGEVRLPSGAKPVSRTAVELLLDLARENPGELHVLATGPCGNLAAALAAEPRLPELVASVTVMGGAVRVPGNRLPDAEANIAHDPGAAATVLAAPWPITLVPLDVTMRHRWTVADVDALRAGGTPLQRALSDMVPVYFDSYERRLGVREIPLHDPLAAAIMLGDVVPGEAPLLTIGVAGNGRTVESGSGLVRVILSLAEPAGPILLSRLLA is encoded by the coding sequence ATGCTGATCTATCTCGACTGCGACACCGGCATCGACGACGCGATCGCGATCGCCTACCTGCTCGCCCATCCGGACGTCACGCTCGCCGGGATCGGCACGGTCAACGGCAACACCACCGCCCCGCAGGCGGCGGCCAACACCCTCGGCGTGCTCGCCCTGGCCGGCGTCACCGGCATTCCGGTCGCGGTCGGCTCCGGCGCACACCCGCACTCGCCTGTCTCGGTGCACGGTGGCAACGGCATCGGCGAGGTCCGCCTCCCCTCAGGAGCAAAACCGGTTTCCCGTACGGCGGTGGAACTGCTCTTGGATCTGGCCCGGGAAAACCCCGGTGAGCTGCACGTCCTCGCGACCGGCCCGTGCGGCAACCTGGCCGCCGCGCTCGCCGCCGAGCCCCGCCTGCCCGAACTGGTCGCGTCGGTCACCGTGATGGGCGGGGCGGTCCGCGTCCCCGGCAACCGCCTGCCGGACGCCGAGGCGAACATCGCCCACGACCCGGGCGCCGCCGCGACCGTCCTGGCCGCGCCGTGGCCGATCACGCTGGTGCCGCTCGACGTGACGATGCGGCACCGGTGGACCGTCGCCGACGTCGACGCCCTGCGCGCCGGCGGGACCCCGCTGCAGCGGGCACTCTCGGACATGGTGCCGGTCTACTTCGACAGTTACGAGCGGCGGCTCGGCGTGCGGGAGATTCCACTGCACGACCCGCTCGCCGCCGCGATCATGCTCGGGGACGTGGTGCCGGGGGAGGCTCCGCTGCTGACGATCGGGGTGGCGGGCAATGGCCGTACCGTCGAATCGGGTTCGGGGTTGGTCCGGGTGATCCTCTCGCTCGCCGAACCGGCCGGCCCGATCCTCCTGAGCCGCCTGCTCGCCTGA
- a CDS encoding polysaccharide lyase family 1 protein codes for MSPSRRTVLAAATAGVLASAGGLVVAQSGPAFAAESSPVGFASLNGGTSGGSSSTVVTVTSASALKSALSSSTSQTVRVSGLITISGMYSVASNKTIIGVGSSSGVTGGGFNLSSVKNVIIRNLVFKNADDDSINLQEGTTNVWIDHNDLSNGYDGLIDIKRGSDYITVSWNHLHNHDKSMLLGHSDDNSAQDLGHLRVTYVHNWFDGTNQRHPRVRFANPVHVLNNYYSNIGSYGVASTENAGVFVERNYFENVATPTVTQTGDSDSGNLKVLNNYKVNSGTEQVRNGASVAAIPYSYTPEANSTVKATVTAGAGTGKI; via the coding sequence ATGTCACCGTCCCGTCGTACCGTCCTCGCCGCGGCCACCGCCGGCGTCCTGGCCTCTGCCGGCGGCCTGGTCGTGGCCCAGTCCGGCCCGGCTTTCGCCGCGGAGTCCAGCCCGGTCGGATTCGCCAGCCTCAACGGCGGCACCTCCGGCGGCTCGTCGAGCACCGTCGTCACCGTGACCTCGGCATCCGCGCTCAAGTCGGCGCTGAGCTCGAGCACGTCGCAGACCGTCCGGGTCTCCGGCCTGATCACGATCTCCGGTATGTACAGCGTCGCGTCGAACAAGACGATCATCGGGGTGGGCTCCAGCTCCGGCGTCACCGGCGGCGGCTTCAACCTGTCCAGCGTCAAGAACGTGATCATCCGGAACCTGGTGTTCAAGAACGCCGACGACGACTCGATCAACCTCCAGGAAGGCACCACCAACGTCTGGATCGACCACAACGACCTGTCGAACGGCTACGACGGGCTGATCGACATCAAGCGTGGCTCGGACTACATCACCGTGTCGTGGAACCACCTGCACAACCACGACAAGTCCATGCTGCTCGGGCACAGTGACGACAACAGCGCCCAGGACCTCGGGCACCTGCGCGTCACCTACGTCCACAACTGGTTCGACGGCACCAACCAGCGGCACCCGCGGGTCCGGTTCGCGAACCCGGTCCACGTGCTCAACAACTACTACAGCAACATCGGGTCGTACGGGGTGGCCTCGACCGAGAACGCGGGCGTCTTCGTCGAGCGCAACTACTTCGAGAACGTCGCCACCCCCACGGTCACCCAGACCGGCGACTCCGACTCCGGCAACCTCAAGGTGCTGAACAACTACAAGGTCAACTCGGGCACCGAGCAGGTTCGCAACGGCGCCAGCGTCGCGGCGATCCCGTACTCGTACACCCCCGAGGCCAACAGCACCGTCAAGGCCACCGTCACGGCCGGCGCGGGCACCGGCAAGATCTGA
- a CDS encoding pectinesterase family protein, whose product MKILLVAVVALGLFPTAAAQAATSFTVATDGSGDYTTIQAAVAASSAGGVITIKAGTYQGQVAIPAGKSGITLQGATGTSGDVIITGNKPQSTAGTVGSATVYNQAPNSTIKGLTMQNTYGAGSQALALYAAGDRQTYRNVQLKGYQDTFLAWGGTGSSQIRVYVYKSYISGVTDFIYGNGAVVIDSTTIESTNINSSNNGYITAAATDDSNPYGFLITRSTVKSSAAAQSVALGRCWHAGGAADAIGQVLFRDSTLGAHIRQAGAWQDMGGFSWKTCRFTEYNNTGAGKTNGTSDRPQMSATTAANYTSQKYLAGSDGWNPVQ is encoded by the coding sequence ATGAAGATTCTTCTGGTCGCCGTCGTCGCGCTCGGACTCTTCCCCACCGCCGCCGCGCAGGCCGCCACGTCGTTCACCGTCGCCACCGACGGCTCCGGCGACTACACCACCATCCAGGCCGCGGTCGCCGCCTCGTCGGCCGGCGGCGTGATCACCATCAAGGCCGGCACGTATCAGGGCCAGGTCGCGATCCCGGCCGGCAAGTCCGGGATCACCCTGCAGGGCGCCACCGGCACCTCCGGCGACGTGATCATCACCGGCAACAAGCCCCAGTCGACCGCCGGCACGGTCGGCAGCGCCACCGTCTACAACCAGGCCCCGAACAGCACGATCAAGGGCCTGACCATGCAGAATACGTACGGCGCGGGCAGCCAGGCGCTGGCCCTGTACGCCGCCGGGGACCGGCAGACCTACCGCAACGTGCAGCTCAAGGGCTACCAGGACACGTTCCTGGCCTGGGGCGGCACCGGCAGCTCGCAGATCCGGGTGTACGTCTACAAGTCGTACATCTCCGGGGTCACCGACTTCATCTACGGCAACGGCGCGGTCGTCATCGACAGCACCACCATCGAGTCGACCAACATCAACAGCTCCAACAACGGCTACATCACCGCCGCCGCCACCGACGACAGCAATCCGTACGGCTTCCTGATCACCCGCTCGACGGTGAAGAGCTCGGCCGCCGCGCAGTCCGTCGCGCTCGGCCGCTGCTGGCACGCCGGGGGCGCGGCCGACGCCATCGGCCAGGTGCTGTTCCGCGACTCCACGCTCGGCGCGCACATCCGGCAGGCCGGCGCGTGGCAGGACATGGGCGGCTTCTCCTGGAAGACGTGCCGCTTCACCGAGTACAACAACACCGGCGCCGGCAAGACGAACGGCACCTCGGACCGCCCGCAGATGAGCGCCACGACGGCGGCCAACTACACGTCCCAGAAGTACCTGGCCGGCAGCGACGGCTGGAACCCGGTCCAGTAA
- a CDS encoding PHB depolymerase family esterase, with the protein MRRHWRQLLASVAAILAALVVTTTLVPASPASAASLTEVTGFGTNPTGIRMYLYVPDRLPTNPAVLVAVHYCTGSGPAFYSGTEFKSLADQYGFIVIYPSTVRTGNCWDVSSTGALTHNGNSDPVGITSMVKYVQQRYATDPSRTFVTGASSGAMMTNVLLADYPDVFAAGAAFMGVPDTCFQATAGNPADPTQQAGWNSACANGQVTKTAAQWGDAVRNSYPGYTGRRPRMQLWHGSADTTLNYNNFGEEIKQWTNVLGVSQTPVKTDTPQSGWTRTWYGDTSAQPPVQAISLAGVGHSLPMSGQAKMAITFFGLDSTSVPPSSSPASPSPSSSLPPSSQPPLPSGCTASISLNSWTGGYVATVSVTAGSSAISGWTVGTTLPSGSAVTNSWSATGSGTTGAVTFTNVSYNGSVAAGQKTEFGFQGTGTGPATATCTAR; encoded by the coding sequence ATGAGAAGACACTGGCGCCAGCTGCTGGCCTCGGTGGCAGCGATCCTCGCCGCCTTGGTGGTCACCACCACGCTCGTCCCCGCGTCCCCGGCGTCCGCAGCGTCATTGACCGAGGTCACCGGCTTCGGCACCAACCCCACCGGCATCCGGATGTACCTGTACGTCCCCGACCGGCTGCCCACCAATCCGGCCGTACTGGTCGCCGTGCACTACTGCACCGGCTCCGGCCCGGCGTTCTACTCCGGCACCGAGTTCAAGTCCCTGGCCGACCAGTACGGTTTCATCGTCATCTACCCGTCCACGGTCCGCACCGGCAACTGCTGGGACGTCTCCTCGACGGGCGCGCTGACCCACAACGGCAACAGCGACCCGGTCGGTATCACCTCGATGGTCAAATACGTCCAGCAGAGGTACGCCACCGACCCGTCCCGTACGTTCGTCACCGGCGCCTCGTCCGGCGCCATGATGACGAACGTCCTGCTCGCCGACTACCCGGACGTGTTCGCCGCCGGCGCCGCGTTCATGGGCGTGCCGGACACCTGTTTCCAGGCCACCGCGGGCAACCCGGCCGACCCCACCCAGCAAGCCGGCTGGAACAGCGCCTGCGCGAACGGGCAGGTCACCAAGACCGCCGCCCAGTGGGGCGACGCGGTGCGCAACTCGTACCCCGGCTACACCGGCCGCCGGCCGCGCATGCAGCTGTGGCACGGCAGCGCCGACACCACGCTGAACTACAACAACTTCGGCGAAGAGATCAAGCAGTGGACCAACGTGCTGGGCGTCAGCCAGACCCCGGTCAAGACCGACACCCCGCAGTCCGGGTGGACCCGCACCTGGTACGGCGACACCTCGGCCCAGCCCCCGGTCCAGGCGATCAGCCTGGCCGGCGTCGGACACTCCCTGCCGATGTCCGGCCAGGCCAAGATGGCGATCACCTTCTTCGGACTGGACAGCACCTCGGTCCCGCCGTCCTCGTCGCCGGCGTCCCCGTCCCCGTCGTCCTCTCTTCCCCCGTCGTCGCAGCCGCCGCTCCCCTCGGGGTGCACCGCCTCGATCTCGCTGAACTCGTGGACCGGAGGCTACGTCGCCACGGTCAGCGTCACCGCGGGCTCCTCGGCGATCAGCGGCTGGACCGTCGGGACCACCCTCCCGTCGGGCTCCGCCGTCACCAACTCGTGGAGCGCCACCGGCAGCGGCACCACCGGCGCGGTCACCTTCACCAACGTCAGCTACAACGGCTCCGTCGCCGCCGGGCAGAAGACCGAGTTCGGCTTCCAGGGCACCGGCACCGGACCGGCCACCGCTACCTGCACTGCCCGCTGA
- a CDS encoding DUF4142 domain-containing protein, which yields MRHVVAALVRMLVVPPALIGMLILPASAARAAEGPVTPTDLDFVRRVHLTAAGAGAASELARGMSVSPAVKRLTQQVTTQCEQLDDLSRSVAGTLEVTLDDPMPAEQQSALATLQQSGGGTFDTGYVAYLWHADSELLPIATTVLGTTRNPVVRRLAERAEAVTAAQLPMLQDSGLLKMTVLPTATATGTAGRLPGGVPMDRQLMAQARAGTGYLAPSAWSRVAVLIVATGVAGILSWHLLIRSRAGRVRRMPARRRWHRKPARPDAGRAAGPRHRRATRPDAGRVASRRR from the coding sequence GTGCGACACGTCGTGGCCGCGCTGGTCCGCATGCTCGTGGTGCCGCCCGCGCTGATCGGGATGCTGATCCTGCCGGCCTCAGCGGCCCGGGCCGCCGAGGGACCCGTGACCCCGACCGACCTCGACTTCGTCCGCCGGGTACACCTGACCGCGGCCGGGGCCGGCGCGGCCAGCGAGTTGGCCCGGGGGATGAGCGTGAGCCCCGCGGTCAAGCGGCTGACCCAACAGGTCACCACACAGTGCGAACAGCTCGACGACCTGAGCCGGAGCGTGGCCGGGACGCTGGAGGTCACGCTCGACGATCCGATGCCCGCCGAGCAACAGAGCGCGCTCGCGACCCTGCAGCAGAGCGGCGGGGGAACCTTCGACACCGGATATGTCGCCTACCTCTGGCACGCCGACAGCGAGCTGCTGCCGATCGCGACGACGGTGCTGGGCACGACGCGTAACCCGGTCGTGCGCCGGCTCGCCGAGCGGGCCGAGGCGGTCACCGCGGCACAGTTGCCGATGCTGCAGGACAGCGGCCTGCTCAAGATGACGGTCCTGCCCACCGCCACGGCGACCGGCACGGCCGGCCGGCTGCCCGGCGGGGTGCCGATGGACCGGCAGCTGATGGCCCAGGCACGCGCGGGCACCGGGTATCTCGCCCCGTCGGCTTGGAGCAGGGTTGCCGTGCTGATCGTCGCTACCGGCGTGGCGGGAATCCTGTCCTGGCACCTGTTGATCCGGTCGCGAGCCGGCCGCGTCCGCCGGATGCCCGCGAGGCGCCGATGGCACCGGAAGCCGGCCCGGCCGGACGCCGGTCGTGCCGCGGGCCCGCGGCACCGGAGAGCCACCCGGCCGGACGCCGGCCGGGTGGCAAGCCGGCGGCGTTAG
- a CDS encoding acyl-CoA desaturase, whose protein sequence is MSIAADDPAVRRGPRALLGGKRPLPAHVTVYLFVVIPFLAVLTAVPFAWGWGLTWLDLALAAGWYTVTILGTTAGYHRYFTHGSFKARRPLRIALAVAGSMAVQGPILHWVADHRRHHAFADKAGDPHSPWLFGTSPAALARGFWHAHLGWILDRDLTNQERFCPDLLADRDMRLVHRLFGPLTIVTLAGPAVLGGLLTGSWHGALTAFFWAGLVRVAFLHHVTWSVNSVCHMIGDRPFTARDKSANFWPLAILSMGESWHNLHHADPTQARHGVRPGQIDITARTIWIFEKLGWAHEVNWPTPARLARITRTPA, encoded by the coding sequence ATGTCCATCGCCGCTGACGACCCGGCCGTCCGCCGGGGACCGCGTGCCCTGCTGGGCGGGAAGCGCCCGCTGCCGGCCCACGTGACCGTCTACCTGTTCGTGGTCATCCCGTTCCTGGCGGTGCTCACCGCGGTGCCGTTCGCCTGGGGCTGGGGCCTGACCTGGCTCGACCTGGCGCTGGCCGCCGGGTGGTACACGGTCACCATCCTCGGCACGACGGCCGGCTACCACCGCTACTTCACGCACGGGTCGTTCAAGGCGCGGCGTCCACTGCGGATCGCCCTGGCGGTCGCCGGGAGCATGGCGGTGCAGGGGCCGATCCTGCACTGGGTCGCCGACCACCGGCGGCACCACGCGTTCGCCGACAAGGCGGGCGACCCGCACTCGCCCTGGCTGTTCGGGACGTCGCCGGCCGCCCTGGCCCGCGGCTTCTGGCACGCGCACCTCGGCTGGATCCTGGACCGGGACCTGACCAATCAGGAGCGGTTCTGCCCGGACCTGCTCGCCGACCGGGACATGCGCCTGGTCCACCGGCTGTTCGGCCCGCTGACCATCGTCACGCTGGCCGGTCCCGCGGTGCTGGGCGGGCTGCTCACCGGATCGTGGCACGGGGCGCTGACCGCGTTCTTCTGGGCCGGGCTGGTGCGGGTCGCGTTCCTGCACCACGTCACCTGGTCGGTGAACTCGGTCTGCCACATGATCGGCGACCGCCCGTTCACCGCCCGCGACAAGTCGGCCAACTTCTGGCCGCTGGCGATCCTGAGCATGGGCGAGTCCTGGCACAACCTGCACCACGCCGACCCGACCCAGGCCCGGCACGGGGTCCGCCCCGGCCAGATCGACATCACCGCCCGGACGATCTGGATCTTCGAGAAGCTGGGCTGGGCCCATGAGGTCAACTGGCCCACCCCGGCCCGCCTGGCCCGCATCACCCGCACACCCGCCTAG
- a CDS encoding serine/threonine-protein kinase, with the protein MQPNFGLGAGMRLGDRYRLENRLGAGGMGEVWRALDESLNRVVAIKTMLPAAAQDPEFIRRFAAEAHAMARVNHPSVASIHDVGQAGGYTFLVMEFVDGESLAQRLAREGRIAPAETMRIVKAAAEGLQAVHDQGILHRDIKPANIMLRTDGGVLLTDFGIARHEDSTGVTATGAVLGTPSYLAPEQVLGQPADRRSDVYSLGLVAYECLAGEKPFVGDNPYAVALQRIQEQPKTLGANLPPAVLALVERALQSDPEKRFPSALAMAEMARQAAQAPVAGDGRTEGRKKSPALMVGAVAAVLVIALIVAGIVLRGNGDQPDGASAAGKPSATAAAGALPEGFAACGDGLCPAQPMCWGGLVRIGTQASPPVSRYCPGSHVWETFAAIKLPAGAPVLDSAAPLIKQPDVAKACSAAVMAAQSIDPATTKGWRRDAWPVEGANGWVLHCIAQPKAGSSTGAAFKP; encoded by the coding sequence GTGCAACCGAATTTCGGCCTTGGGGCCGGCATGCGACTGGGCGACCGCTACCGCCTGGAGAACCGGCTCGGCGCCGGTGGGATGGGCGAGGTCTGGCGGGCCCTCGACGAGTCGTTGAACCGGGTCGTCGCCATCAAAACCATGCTGCCCGCGGCAGCGCAGGACCCCGAGTTCATCCGGCGTTTCGCGGCCGAGGCGCACGCGATGGCCCGGGTCAACCACCCGTCCGTCGCGTCGATCCACGACGTCGGGCAGGCCGGCGGCTACACCTTCCTGGTGATGGAGTTCGTCGACGGCGAGTCCCTCGCGCAGCGCCTGGCCCGCGAGGGCCGGATCGCGCCGGCCGAGACGATGCGCATCGTCAAGGCCGCCGCCGAGGGCCTGCAGGCCGTGCACGACCAGGGGATCCTGCACCGCGACATCAAGCCGGCGAACATCATGCTGCGCACCGACGGCGGCGTGCTGCTCACCGACTTCGGCATCGCCCGGCACGAGGACTCGACCGGCGTGACCGCCACCGGCGCGGTCCTCGGCACGCCCAGCTACCTGGCGCCGGAGCAGGTGCTGGGACAGCCCGCCGACCGGCGCAGCGACGTGTACTCGCTGGGCCTGGTGGCCTACGAGTGCCTGGCCGGGGAGAAGCCGTTCGTCGGCGACAACCCGTACGCGGTGGCGCTGCAGCGGATCCAGGAACAGCCGAAGACGCTCGGCGCGAACCTGCCGCCGGCGGTGCTCGCGCTGGTCGAACGGGCCCTGCAGAGCGACCCGGAGAAGCGGTTCCCGTCCGCGCTGGCGATGGCCGAGATGGCCCGGCAGGCGGCCCAGGCCCCGGTGGCCGGCGACGGTCGTACCGAAGGAAGGAAGAAGTCGCCGGCCCTGATGGTCGGCGCCGTCGCGGCGGTCCTGGTGATCGCGTTGATCGTGGCCGGGATCGTGCTGCGCGGCAACGGCGACCAGCCGGACGGCGCCTCGGCGGCCGGCAAGCCCAGCGCGACCGCGGCCGCCGGCGCCCTTCCGGAGGGCTTCGCCGCCTGCGGCGACGGGTTGTGCCCGGCCCAGCCGATGTGCTGGGGCGGCCTGGTCCGGATCGGCACCCAGGCGTCGCCGCCGGTGTCCCGGTACTGCCCCGGCAGCCACGTGTGGGAGACGTTCGCGGCGATCAAGCTGCCGGCCGGCGCGCCGGTGCTCGACTCGGCGGCCCCGCTGATCAAGCAGCCGGACGTGGCGAAGGCCTGCTCGGCGGCGGTCATGGCGGCCCAGAGCATCGACCCGGCGACGACCAAGGGCTGGCGGCGCGACGCGTGGCCGGTCGAGGGCGCCAACGGCTGGGTCCTGCACTGCATCGCCCAGCCCAAGGCCGGCTCGTCGACCGGCGCGGCTTTCAAACCATAA